The following are from one region of the Glycine max chloroplast, complete genome genome:
- the ycf1 gene encoding hypothetical chloroplast RF1 produces the protein MIFQSFILDNLVFLCMKIINSIVVVGLYYGFLTTFSIGPSYLFLLRARLVEEGTEKKISATTGFITGQLIMFISIYYAPLHLALGRPHIITVIALPYLLFQFFGNNHKNFLNYGYKNPNSIRNFSIQRIFFHNLIFQLLNPFFLPSSILIRLVNIYLFRCNNKFIFLISSFIGWIIGHTFFMKWIEFILVRIQQTNSIKSNVRIQSNKYIMSEFRNSMLKIFLVFLFITCLYYLGRVPPPFFSKKLSEIQETHEIYKKGKKIDVEKNLQRVQTKQKQKRSNNKEGFLSLFSKNENNLYKIDEEKYKLGFVKKPLVNILFNYKRWNRPFRYIKNNRFENVVKNEISEFFFHTCQSDGKERISFMYPPNLSTFHKMMETKFYLFTKDKISYDELSNYWSYTNEEKRNKLSNEFVNRAKVMDKELISLDILENRIRLSNDETKTKYLTKIYDPFLNGRFRGQIENVFSTSIQYEKNEKKNTILINKIHGILISNNTYKKNNSNYPELEKKINIFDRKSLVTTFFFFNLISKFSKKLVSSLSFETLSLFPEHEQVKINYEEEKKQIIKILFDAIRTDLNEKTIVNGNRTKCIRINEIRKKVPRWSYKFIDELEQLEGKNEAENYQIRSRKAKRVVILTNKSKFFKKYDTYNPTGDTDNAEKKKNELALIRYSQQSDFRRDIIKGSIRAQRRKTVTWKFFQKRVHSPLFLDKIEKPLFFSFDSFKSMKIFFMFKIWMRKKEEFEISSYTEERAKESSKKEEEKKKENEERKRIEIAEAWDSIIFAQVIRGILLITQSILRKYILLPSLIITKNIARILFFQFPEWSEDFRDWKREMYIKCTYNGVQLSEREFPKKWLTDGIQIKILFPFRLKPWHKSKLRSNEKKKDLMKKKNFCFLTVWGMEVDLPFSGSPQKNRFSSFFDPIFKELKKKTKQFQFFTFRVLKVLSEKLKLFLTILIEKAKRISKSIIESILKSILKSILSLTKIKQFFKLLFIKFKFKKIDELSENKKDSTIYKNNPMISETTISIQSINSVNCSLKKKKIKDLNAKRKAVIKKIEKIKKGLVISETNIHSNKTTYDSKRVEFEKKKLQILQRRRNARLTRKSHSFFKFFMKRIYRDIFLYISCIPRINIQLFLELTKKFLNKSIYDNEANAERIYKTNQSIIRFISILHKYFHTRNPNSHNSCDISFLSQAYVFFNLLHTRIININIYKLRSVFQYHGIFFFLKNEIKDSFFGAQGIFHYKLKHNNPLNSVRNQWTNWLKDHYYQYDLSKSRWSRLVPQKWRNRITEYRIAQNKDLTKCNSYEKSQLILYKEQQVNALKKKIRKQYRYDLLSYNFINYADKKDSYIYGYRSLFQVKKNQVISSNYNTYKKELFDIIDNLFIKNYISEDAILDMEKNLYRKYFDWMGINREILNRSISNPEFWFFSKFVIFYDAYRGNSQVIPIKLLFFSSNVNQNVSENKKNITRKKKNESLELELETRNRAKAEYPDQRNLESSISNQEKDIENDYVGSDSEKNSKGIKKKKDKNKMEAELNFLLRNFLILHLNWNNFLGQRIFNNVKVYCLLIRLKNLREITIASIQRGELGLDIMMIQNQKNLILLGLRKKKNNKFMKKEIFVIEPVRLSRKNNKQFFMYQTIGLSLIQKNKRKIYHKYPEKIHVNKKNFYKYITRTRDQKITEKKEKDNSDLLVPENILSARRRRELRILICLNPNNINSMHRNTIFYNPNKVQNGFPLLTKKRKYFEKDKKKLMNFKIFLWPKYRLEDLACINRYWFNTHNGSRFSIVRIHMYPRMKIR, from the coding sequence ATGATTTTTCAATCTTTTATACTGGATAATCTAGTATTCTTATGCATGAAGATAATTAATTCGATAGTTGTGGTCGGACTCTATTATGGATTTCTGACCACATTTTCCATAGGGCCCTCTTATCTCTTCCTTCTTCGAGCTAGGCTTGTGGAAGAAGGGACCGAGAAGAAAATATCAGCAACAACTGGGTTTATTACGGGACAGCTCATAATGTTCATATCGATCTATTATGCGCCTTTGCATTTAGCATTGGGTAGACCCCATATAATAACTGTCATAGCTCTACCCTATCTTTTATTTCAGTTCTTCGGCAATAATCACAAAAACTTTTTGAATTATGGATACAAGAATCCAAATTCAATACGTAATTTTAGTATTCAAAGAATCTTCTTTCATAATCTTATTTTTCAGTTATTAAACCCCTTTTTTTTACCAAGTTCAATATTAATAAGATTAGTAAATATTTATTTGTTTCGATGCAACAATAAATTTATATTTTTAATAAGTAGTTTTATTGGTTGGATAATTGGTCACACTTTTTTTATGAAATGGATTGAATTTATATTAGTCCGCATACAGCAAACTAATTCGATTAAATCTAACGTACGTATTCAATCAAATAAATACATTATGTCAGAATTTAGAAATTCTATGTTGAAAATCTTTCTTGTTTTCTTATTTATTACTTGTTTATATTATTTAGGAAGAGTACCCCCCCCTTTTTTTAGTAAGAAATTGTCAGAAATTCAAGAAACCCATGAAATTTATAAAAAAGGAAAAAAAATAGATGTCGAAAAAAATTTGCAAAGAGTACAAACTAAACAAAAACAAAAAAGATCCAACAATAAAGAGGGTTTTCTTTCTCTTTTTTCGAAAAACGAAAATAATTTATACAAAATTGACGAGGAGAAATATAAATTAGGGTTTGTTAAAAAACCTCTCGTAAACATTCTTTTCAATTATAAACGATGGAATCGTCCATTTCGATATATAAAAAATAATCGATTTGAAAATGTCGTAAAAAATGAAATTTCAGAATTTTTTTTTCATACATGTCAAAGTGATGGAAAAGAAAGAATATCTTTTATGTATCCACCAAATTTATCAACTTTTCATAAAATGATGGAAACCAAATTTTATCTCTTCACAAAAGATAAAATTTCCTATGATGAATTGTCTAATTATTGGAGCTATACTAATGAAGAAAAAAGAAACAAATTGAGCAATGAATTTGTAAATAGGGCAAAAGTAATGGATAAGGAATTAATTTCTCTGGATATATTAGAAAACCGAATTCGATTGTCTAATGATGAAACTAAAACAAAATATTTAACTAAAATATATGATCCTTTCCTGAACGGACGCTTTCGTGGACAAATCGAAAATGTTTTTTCAACCTCAATCCAATATGAAAAAAATGAAAAAAAAAATACCATTTTGATAAATAAAATTCATGGTATCCTTATTTCTAATAATACTTATAAAAAAAATAATAGTAATTATCCAGAATTAGAGAAAAAAATAAATATATTTGATAGAAAATCTTTAGTAACTACATTTTTTTTTTTCAATCTAATCAGTAAATTTTCAAAAAAATTAGTATCAAGCTTGAGTTTTGAAACACTTTCTTTATTTCCAGAACATGAACAAGTAAAAATAAATTATGAAGAAGAAAAAAAACAAATAATAAAAATATTATTTGATGCAATTAGAACTGATTTGAACGAAAAAACAATAGTAAATGGAAATAGAACAAAGTGTATTAGAATAAACGAAATCCGTAAAAAAGTTCCTCGATGGTCATACAAATTTATTGACGAATTGGAACAACTGGAGGGAAAAAATGAAGCAGAGAATTATCAAATTCGTTCTAGAAAAGCCAAACGTGTAGTAATTTTGACTAATAAATCTAAATTTTTTAAGAAGTACGATACTTATAATCCTACAGGAGATACTGATAACGCTGAAAAAAAAAAAAATGAATTGGCTTTAATACGTTATTCCCAACAATCGGATTTTCGGCGAGACATAATCAAAGGATCTATACGTGCTCAAAGGCGTAAAACAGTTACTTGGAAATTTTTTCAAAAAAGGGTGCATTCCCCCCTTTTTTTGGATAAAATTGAAAAACCTTTATTCTTTTCTTTTGATAGTTTCAAATCAATGAAAATATTTTTTATGTTCAAAATTTGGATGCGAAAAAAGGAAGAATTTGAAATTTCTAGTTATACAGAGGAAAGGGCAAAAGAAAGTTCGAAAAAAGAGGAGGAAAAAAAAAAGGAAAATGAGGAAAGAAAACGTATAGAAATAGCAGAAGCCTGGGATAGCATTATATTTGCTCAAGTAATAAGAGGTATTTTATTAATAACCCAATCCATTCTTAGAAAATATATTCTATTACCTTCATTGATAATAACTAAAAATATTGCTCGTATACTATTTTTTCAATTTCCCGAATGGTCGGAAGATTTTAGGGATTGGAAGAGAGAAATGTATATTAAATGCACATATAATGGTGTTCAATTATCCGAAAGAGAATTTCCAAAAAAATGGCTAACAGATGGTATTCAGATAAAGATCTTATTTCCTTTTCGTCTCAAACCTTGGCACAAATCTAAGCTACGATCCAATGAAAAGAAAAAGGATCTAATGAAAAAAAAGAACTTTTGTTTTCTAACAGTTTGGGGGATGGAAGTCGACTTGCCCTTTTCTGGTTCTCCCCAAAAAAATAGATTTTCATCATTTTTTGACCCCATTTTTAAAGAACTAAAAAAAAAAACGAAACAATTTCAATTTTTCACTTTTCGAGTTCTAAAAGTTTTAAGTGAAAAATTGAAATTGTTTCTAACTATCTTAATAGAAAAAGCAAAAAGGATTAGCAAAAGTATTATCGAAAGTATTCTTAAAAGTATTCTCAAAAGTATTCTAAGCCTAACGAAAATAAAACAATTTTTCAAATTGCTATTTATTAAATTTAAATTCAAAAAGATAGATGAATTGAGCGAAAATAAAAAAGATTCAACAATTTATAAGAATAATCCAATGATTTCTGAAACAACCATTTCAATTCAATCGATAAATTCAGTAAATTGTTCATTGAAAAAAAAAAAAATAAAGGATCTTAATGCTAAAAGAAAAGCAGTTATAAAAAAAATTGAAAAAATTAAAAAGGGGCTTGTAATTTCAGAGACAAATATTCATTCAAACAAAACAACTTATGATAGTAAAAGGGTAGAATTCGAAAAAAAAAAATTGCAGATATTACAAAGAAGAAGAAATGCTCGATTAACTCGTAAATCACATTCTTTTTTTAAATTTTTCATGAAAAGGATATACAGAGATATATTTCTATATATCAGTTGTATTCCGAGGATCAATATACAACTTTTTCTTGAATTAACAAAAAAATTTTTAAATAAATCCATTTACGATAATGAAGCAAATGCAGAAAGAATTTATAAAACAAATCAAAGTATAATTCGCTTTATTTCAATTTTACACAAATATTTTCATACTAGAAATCCGAATTCACATAATTCTTGTGACATCTCCTTTTTGTCACAAGCATATGTATTTTTTAATTTATTACACACCCGAATTATTAACATAAACATCTATAAGTTAAGATCTGTTTTTCAATATCATGGAATTTTTTTTTTTCTGAAAAATGAAATAAAGGATTCTTTTTTTGGAGCACAAGGAATATTTCATTATAAATTAAAACATAATAACCCTCTCAATTCTGTAAGAAATCAATGGACAAATTGGTTAAAGGATCATTATTATCAATATGACTTATCTAAAAGTAGATGGTCCAGATTAGTACCACAAAAATGGAGAAATAGAATAACTGAATATCGTATAGCTCAAAATAAAGATTTAACCAAATGCAATTCATATGAAAAAAGCCAATTAATTCTTTACAAAGAACAACAAGTAAACGCATTAAAAAAAAAAATTAGAAAACAATATAGATACGATCTTTTATCCTATAATTTTATCAATTATGCAGATAAGAAAGACTCATATATTTATGGATATAGATCCCTATTTCAAGTAAAAAAAAACCAAGTGATTTCTTCTAATTACAACACGTATAAAAAAGAATTATTTGATATCATAGATAATCTCTTTATCAAGAATTATATATCGGAAGATGCGATTCTAGATATGGAAAAAAATCTGTATAGAAAGTATTTTGATTGGATGGGAATCAATAGAGAAATACTAAATCGTTCCATATCGAATCCAGAATTTTGGTTCTTTTCAAAATTTGTGATATTTTATGACGCATATAGGGGTAACTCGCAGGTTATACCAATTAAATTACTTTTTTTTTCTTCTAATGTAAATCAAAATGTTAGTGAAAATAAAAAGAACATTACTAGAAAGAAAAAAAATGAATCTCTTGAATTGGAGTTAGAGACTCGAAATCGGGCAAAAGCAGAATACCCTGATCAACGAAATCTTGAATCATCTATCTCAAACCAAGAAAAAGATATTGAAAACGATTATGTAGGATCAGACAGTGAAAAGAATAGTAAGGGTATAAAGAAAAAGAAAGACAAGAACAAGATGGAGGCAGAACTTAATTTCTTACTAAGAAATTTTTTGATTTTACATTTAAATTGGAATAATTTCTTAGGTCAAAGAATATTTAACAATGTCAAAGTATATTGTCTCCTGATTAGATTAAAAAATTTAAGAGAAATTACAATAGCCTCTATTCAAAGAGGAGAACTAGGTCTAGATATTATGATGATTCAAAATCAGAAGAATTTAATTCTTCTAGGCTTAAGGAAAAAGAAAAATAACAAATTTATGAAAAAAGAAATATTTGTTATCGAACCAGTTCGCCTGTCTAGAAAAAACAATAAACAATTTTTTATGTATCAAACCATAGGTCTTTCATTAATTCAAAAGAATAAACGCAAAATTTATCACAAATACCCAGAAAAAATTCATGTTAATAAGAAAAATTTTTATAAATATATTACAAGAACAAGAGATCAAAAAATAACAGAAAAAAAAGAAAAAGATAATTCTGATTTACTTGTTCCTGAAAACATTTTATCCGCTAGACGTCGTAGAGAATTGAGAATTCTAATTTGTTTAAATCCAAATAATATAAATAGTATGCATAGAAACACAATATTTTATAATCCAAATAAAGTCCAAAATGGTTTTCCACTTTTGACTAAAAAAAGAAAATATTTTGAGAAAGATAAAAAAAAACTAATGAATTTCAAAATTTTTCTTTGGCCAAAATATCGATTAGAAGATTTAGCTTGTATAAATCGATATTGGTTTAATACCCATAATGGAAGCCGTTTCAGTATAGTAAGGATACATATGTATCCGCGAATGAAAATTCGTTAA
- the rps15 gene encoding ribosomal protein S15 has protein sequence MVKNSIIPVISQEKKEKNPGSVEFQIFKFTDRIRRLTSHFELHRKDYLSQRGLRKILGKRQRLLSYLSKKDRIRYKKLINQFDIRESQIR, from the coding sequence ATGGTAAAAAATTCAATTATACCTGTTATTTCACAAGAAAAAAAAGAAAAAAACCCAGGATCGGTTGAATTTCAAATATTCAAATTTACCGATAGAATACGAAGACTTACTTCACATTTTGAATTGCACCGAAAAGACTATTTATCTCAAAGAGGTTTACGTAAAATTTTGGGAAAACGACAAAGATTGCTGTCTTATTTGTCAAAGAAAGATAGAATACGGTATAAAAAATTAATAAATCAGTTTGATATTCGAGAGTCACAAATTCGTTAA
- the ndhH gene encoding NADH dehydrogenase subunit 7, with amino-acid sequence MNISTTRKDFMIVNMGPHHPSMHGVLRLIVTLDGEDVIDCEPILGYLHRGMEKIAENRTIIQYLPYVTRWDYLATMFTEAITVNGPEQLGNIQVPKRASYIRVIMLELSRIASHLLWLGPFMADIGAQTPFFYIFRERELIYDLFEAATGMRMMHNFFRIGGVATDLPYGWVDKCYDFCDYFLTRIVEYQKLITRNPIFLERVEGVGVVDIKEVINWGLSGPMLRASGIQWDLRKVDNYECYEEFDWEVQWQKEGDSLARYLVRIGEMMESIKIIQQALEGIPGGPYENLEIRCFDREKEPEWNEFEYRFISKKPSPTFELPKQELYVRIEAPKGELGIFLIGDQNGFPWRWKIRPPGFINLQILPQLVKRMKLADIMTILGSIDIIMGEVDR; translated from the coding sequence ATGAATATCTCAACTACAAGAAAGGACTTCATGATAGTCAATATGGGGCCTCACCACCCATCAATGCATGGTGTTCTTAGACTTATTGTTACTCTAGACGGTGAGGATGTTATTGATTGTGAACCTATATTGGGTTATTTACACAGAGGAATGGAAAAAATAGCGGAAAACCGAACAATTATACAATATTTGCCTTATGTAACACGTTGGGACTATTTAGCTACTATGTTCACAGAAGCAATAACTGTAAATGGACCAGAACAGTTGGGAAATATTCAAGTACCTAAAAGAGCCAGTTATATCCGAGTAATAATGTTGGAGTTAAGTCGTATAGCTTCTCACCTACTATGGCTAGGACCTTTTATGGCAGATATTGGTGCACAAACCCCCTTCTTCTATATTTTCAGAGAAAGAGAATTAATATATGATCTATTTGAAGCTGCGACGGGTATGAGAATGATGCATAATTTTTTTCGTATCGGGGGGGTAGCGACTGATCTACCTTATGGTTGGGTAGATAAATGTTATGATTTCTGCGATTATTTTTTAACAAGAATTGTTGAATATCAAAAACTTATTACGCGAAATCCGATTTTTTTAGAACGGGTTGAGGGGGTAGGTGTAGTTGATATAAAGGAAGTAATAAATTGGGGTTTATCAGGACCCATGCTTCGGGCTTCCGGAATACAATGGGATCTCCGTAAAGTGGATAATTATGAATGTTACGAAGAATTTGATTGGGAAGTTCAATGGCAAAAAGAAGGAGATTCCTTAGCTCGTTATTTAGTTCGAATTGGTGAAATGATGGAATCCATAAAAATTATTCAACAGGCTTTGGAAGGAATTCCCGGCGGACCATATGAAAATTTAGAAATTCGCTGCTTTGATAGAGAAAAAGAGCCAGAATGGAATGAGTTTGAGTATCGATTTATTAGTAAAAAACCGTCTCCGACTTTTGAATTGCCAAAACAAGAACTTTATGTAAGAATTGAAGCCCCCAAGGGAGAATTGGGAATTTTTCTAATAGGGGATCAAAATGGTTTTCCCTGGAGATGGAAAATTCGTCCGCCAGGTTTTATCAATTTGCAAATTCTTCCTCAATTAGTTAAAAGAATGAAATTGGCCGATATTATGACAATACTAGGTAGCATAGATATTATTATGGGAGAAGTTGATCGTTGA
- the ndhA gene encoding NADH dehydrogenase subunit 1, with the protein MIIYLTEIQDIHFFFRLESFKEIYGIIWVFAPILILILGITISVLAIVWLEREISAGIQQRIGPEYTGPFGVLQALADGTKLLFKENLIPSRGDIRLFSIGPSISVISIIISYSVIPFGYNFVLSDLNIGVFLWIAISSIAPIGLLMSGYGSNNKYSFLGGLRAAAQSISYEIPLTLCVLSISLLSNSLSTVDIVDAQSKYGFWGWNLWRQPMGFIVFLISSLAECERLPFDLPEAEEELVAGYQTEYSGIKFGLFYVASYLNLFISSLFVTVLYFGGSNISIPYIFVSDFFEINQTYGVFVTIIGIFITLAKTYLFLFLSIATRWTLPRLRIDQLLNLGWKFLLPISLGNLLLTTSSQLFSL; encoded by the exons ATGATAATTTATTTAACAGAGATACAAGATATCCATTTTTTTTTCAGATTGGAATCTTTTAAAGAGATATATGGAATTATATGGGTATTTGCCCCTATTTTGATTCTTATATTGGGAATTACGATAAGTGTACTAGCAATTGTATGGTTAGAAAGGGAAATATCCGCAGGGATACAACAACGTATTGGACCTGAATACACAGGTCCTTTTGGAGTTCTTCAAGCTCTAGCAGACGGAACAAAATTACTTTTCAAAGAGAATCTTATTCCATCTAGAGGAGATATTCGTTTATTCAGTATAGGACCATCTATATCAGTCATATCGATTATAATAAGCTATTCAGTAATTCCTTTTGGCTATAACTTTGTTTTATCTGATCTGAATATTGGTGTTTTTTTATGGATTGCTATTTCGAGTATTGCTCCCATTGGACTTCTTATGTCAGGATATGGGTCAAATAATAAATATTCCTTTTTGGGTGGTCTACGAGCAGCTGCTCAATCGATTAGTTATGAAATACCATTAACTCTATGTGTGTTATCAATATCTCTA TTATCTAACAGTTTAAGTACAGTTGATATAGTTGATGCACAATCAAAATATGGTTTTTGGGGATGGAATTTGTGGCGTCAACCTATGGGTTTCATTGTTTTTCTAATCTCGTCCCTAGCAGAATGTGAAAGATTACCTTTTGATTTACCGGAAGCGGAAGAAGAACTAGTAGCGGGTTATCAAACCGAATACTCGGGTATCAAATTTGGTTTATTTTATGTTGCTTCCTATTTAAACCTATTCATTTCTTCCTTATTTGTAACAGTTCTTTACTTTGGTGGTTCAAATATCTCTATTCCATACATATTCGTTTCTGACTTTTTTGAAATAAATCAAACATATGGAGTTTTTGTAACGATAATTGGTATCTTTATTACACTAGCTAAAACTTATTTATTCTTATTCCTTTCTATCGCAACAAGATGGACTTTGCCTAGGCTAAGAATAGATCAATTATTAAATCTTGGGTGGAAATTTCTTTTACCCATTTCTCTCGGCAATCTATTATTAACAACTTCGTCTCAACTGTTTTCACTGTAA
- the ndhI gene encoding NADH dehydrogenase subunit I, which produces MFLMVSGFINYSQQTVRAARYIGQGFTITLSHANRLPVTIQYPYEKIISSERFRGRIHFEFDKCIACEVCVRVCPIDLPVVDWKLETDIRKKQLLNYSIDFGICIFCGNCIEYCPTNCLSMTEEYELSTYDRHELNYNQIALGRLPVSVIDDYTIRTIQIKFN; this is translated from the coding sequence ATGTTCCTTATGGTAAGTGGATTCATAAATTATAGTCAACAAACAGTCCGAGCTGCAAGGTACATTGGTCAGGGTTTCACGATTACCCTATCTCACGCAAATAGGTTACCCGTAACTATTCAATATCCTTATGAAAAAATAATCTCATCAGAACGTTTCCGCGGTCGAATACATTTTGAATTTGATAAATGCATTGCTTGTGAAGTATGTGTTCGTGTATGTCCCATCGATCTACCTGTTGTTGATTGGAAACTAGAAACTGATATTCGAAAGAAACAGTTGCTTAATTATAGTATTGATTTCGGAATCTGTATATTTTGTGGTAACTGTATTGAATATTGTCCAACAAATTGTTTATCAATGACCGAAGAATATGAACTTTCAACTTATGATCGCCACGAATTAAATTATAATCAAATTGCTTTGGGCCGTTTACCAGTGTCAGTAATTGATGATTATACAATTAGAACAATTCAAATAAAATTCAATTAA
- the ndhG gene encoding NADH dehydrogenase subunit 6: MDLPEPLHDFLLVFLGSGLILGSLGVVLFTNPIFSAFSLGLVLVCISLFYILSNSHFVAASQLLIYVGAINVLIIFAVMFMNGSEYYQDFRLWTVGDGITLMVCTSIFVSLITTILDTSWHGIIWTTRPNQIIEQDLISTSQQIGIHLSTDFFLPFELISIILLVALIGAIVVARQ; this comes from the coding sequence ATGGATTTGCCCGAACCGCTACATGATTTTCTTTTAGTCTTTCTTGGATCGGGTCTTATATTAGGAAGTCTGGGAGTAGTATTATTTACGAATCCCATTTTTTCTGCTTTTTCATTGGGCCTAGTTCTTGTTTGTATATCTTTATTCTATATTTTATCAAACTCCCATTTTGTAGCTGCATCACAACTACTTATTTATGTGGGCGCTATAAATGTTTTAATAATATTTGCTGTGATGTTTATGAATGGTTCGGAATATTACCAAGATTTTCGTCTTTGGACTGTTGGGGATGGAATTACTTTGATGGTTTGTACAAGTATCTTTGTTTCACTAATAACTACTATTCTAGATACATCATGGCACGGGATTATTTGGACTACAAGACCCAATCAGATTATAGAGCAAGATTTGATAAGTACTAGTCAACAAATTGGAATTCATTTATCAACAGATTTTTTTCTTCCATTTGAACTAATTTCAATAATCCTTTTAGTTGCTTTGATAGGTGCAATTGTCGTAGCTCGCCAATAA
- the ndhE gene encoding NADH dehydrogenase subunit 4L, with protein sequence MIFEHALVLSAYLFSIGIYGLITSRNMVRALMCLELILNAVNINLVTFSDFFDSRQLKGNIFSIFVIAIAAAEAAIGPAIVSSIYRNRKSTRINQSNLLNK encoded by the coding sequence ATGATATTCGAGCATGCACTTGTTTTGAGTGCCTATTTATTTTCTATAGGTATATATGGGTTGATCACGAGCCGGAATATGGTTAGAGCCCTTATGTGTCTTGAACTTATACTGAATGCAGTTAATATAAATCTCGTAACCTTTTCTGATTTTTTTGATAGTCGACAATTAAAAGGAAATATTTTTTCAATTTTTGTTATAGCTATTGCAGCTGCTGAAGCAGCTATCGGACCGGCTATTGTTTCCTCAATTTATCGTAATAGAAAATCAACCCGTATCAATCAATCAAATTTATTGAATAAATAA
- the psaC gene encoding photosystem I subunit VII (9 kDa protein), producing the protein MSHSVKIYDTCIGCTQCVRACPTDVLEMIPWDGCKAKQIASAPRTEDCVGCKRCESACPTDFLSVRVYLWHETTRSMGLAY; encoded by the coding sequence ATGTCACATTCAGTAAAAATTTATGATACATGTATAGGATGTACTCAATGTGTCCGAGCCTGCCCAACGGATGTATTAGAAATGATACCTTGGGACGGATGTAAAGCTAAACAAATAGCTTCTGCCCCAAGAACAGAGGACTGTGTTGGTTGTAAGAGGTGTGAATCCGCCTGTCCGACAGATTTCTTAAGTGTTAGAGTTTATTTATGGCATGAAACAACTCGAAGCATGGGTCTAGCTTATTGA